The proteins below are encoded in one region of Pseudomonas entomophila L48:
- a CDS encoding alpha/beta fold hydrolase, which yields MSTLVTRDGTSIYYKDWGTGKPVLFSHGWPLDADMWDSQMEYLASRGYRAIAFDRRGFGRSSQPWDGYDYDTFADDIAQLIEHLDLREVTLVGFSMGGGDVSRYIARHGSERVAGLVLLGAVTPVFGKRADNPDGVDTTVFDGIKAGLRADRAQFIADFAAPFYGINHGQQVSQGVQAQTLNIALMASIKGTLDCVTAFSETDFRPDMARIDVPTLVIHGDDDQIVPFETTGKRAAELIRGAELKVYAGAPHGFAVTHAQQLNEDLLAFLQR from the coding sequence ATGAGCACGCTCGTCACCCGCGATGGCACCTCGATCTACTACAAGGACTGGGGCACCGGCAAACCCGTGCTGTTCAGCCACGGCTGGCCGCTCGATGCCGACATGTGGGATTCGCAGATGGAGTACCTGGCCAGTCGCGGCTACCGCGCCATCGCCTTTGACCGCCGCGGTTTTGGCCGCTCCAGCCAGCCGTGGGACGGCTACGACTACGACACCTTCGCCGATGACATCGCCCAGCTGATCGAACACCTCGACTTGCGCGAAGTGACCCTGGTGGGCTTCTCGATGGGCGGCGGTGATGTCAGCCGCTACATCGCCCGCCATGGCAGCGAGCGTGTGGCCGGCCTGGTGCTGCTGGGCGCGGTGACGCCGGTGTTCGGCAAGCGTGCTGACAACCCGGACGGTGTCGATACCACGGTGTTCGACGGTATCAAGGCCGGCCTGCGTGCCGACCGTGCGCAATTCATCGCTGACTTCGCGGCGCCGTTCTACGGTATCAACCATGGCCAGCAGGTGTCCCAGGGCGTCCAGGCCCAGACCTTGAACATCGCCCTGATGGCATCGATCAAGGGCACCCTGGATTGCGTGACGGCGTTCAGCGAGACCGACTTCCGCCCGGACATGGCCAGAATCGATGTGCCGACCCTGGTGATCCATGGTGACGACGACCAGATCGTGCCATTCGAAACCACTGGCAAGCGGGCCGCCGAGCTGATCCGTGGGGCTGAACTGAAGGTATACGCCGGCGCACCGCACGGGTTCGCGGTGACCCATGCGCAGCAGTTGAACGAAGACCTGCTGGCGTTTCTTCAGCGGTAA
- a CDS encoding antibiotic biosynthesis monooxygenase encodes MNTATEGNRNVVTLVIQHKVRVQALAHYETWLKRAVTTARQQPGHLDVNVIRPDGSGRHFTTVVRFADAGLLQAWVNSAERQALISEVLPLLEDGDQTQVHDDPEFWFTPPSMGAAQPPRWKQALLTYLVICPMTLVIPQLLAPLFARYPLLGGPVTGNLVTNLFVILPVVFYIMPWVTRRCAAWLRG; translated from the coding sequence ATGAACACCGCAACCGAAGGCAACCGCAATGTCGTCACGCTGGTGATCCAGCACAAGGTCCGTGTTCAGGCGCTGGCGCACTACGAAACCTGGCTCAAGCGCGCCGTGACCACCGCCCGCCAACAGCCTGGCCACCTGGACGTCAATGTCATCCGCCCGGACGGTAGCGGCCGCCACTTCACCACCGTGGTGCGCTTCGCCGATGCCGGCCTGCTGCAGGCCTGGGTCAACTCTGCCGAGCGCCAGGCGTTGATCAGCGAAGTGCTGCCACTGTTGGAAGACGGCGACCAGACCCAGGTGCACGACGACCCGGAGTTCTGGTTCACCCCGCCCAGCATGGGCGCCGCGCAACCACCGCGTTGGAAACAGGCCCTGCTGACTTACCTGGTGATCTGCCCGATGACCCTGGTCATTCCGCAGCTGCTGGCGCCGCTGTTTGCCCGTTATCCGCTGCTGGGTGGCCCGGTCACCGGCAACTTGGTCACCAACCTGTTCGTCATCCTGCCCGTGGTGTTCTACATCATGCCCTGGGTAACCCGCCGCTGCGCCGCCTGGCTGCGTGGCTGA
- the ycaC gene encoding isochorismate family cysteine hydrolase YcaC produces the protein MSKFTYNRLNKDDAAVLLVDHQAGLLSLVRDIEPDRFKNNVLALADLAKYFNLPTILTTSFEQGPNGPLVPELKALFPDAPYIARPGQINAWDNEDFVKAVKATGKKQLIIAGVVTEVCVAFPALAALEEEFEVFVVTDASGTFNEMTRDAAHNRMSQAGAQLMTWFGVACELHRDWRNDVEGLAALFSNHIPDYRNLITSYNALTAGK, from the coding sequence ATGAGCAAATTCACCTACAACCGCCTGAACAAAGACGACGCCGCCGTACTGCTGGTGGACCACCAGGCTGGCCTGCTGTCGCTGGTGCGCGACATCGAGCCGGACCGCTTCAAGAACAACGTGCTGGCCCTGGCGGACCTGGCCAAGTACTTCAACCTGCCGACCATCCTCACCACCAGCTTCGAGCAAGGCCCTAACGGCCCGCTGGTGCCGGAGCTCAAAGCACTGTTCCCGGATGCCCCGTACATCGCCCGCCCTGGCCAGATCAACGCCTGGGACAACGAGGACTTCGTCAAGGCGGTGAAGGCCACCGGCAAGAAGCAGCTGATCATCGCCGGCGTAGTGACCGAGGTGTGTGTGGCCTTCCCGGCGCTGGCGGCCCTTGAGGAAGAGTTCGAAGTGTTCGTGGTGACAGATGCTTCCGGCACCTTCAACGAAATGACCCGCGACGCGGCCCACAACCGCATGAGCCAGGCCGGCGCGCAACTGATGACCTGGTTCGGCGTGGCCTGTGAGCTGCACCGCGACTGGCGCAACGATGTCGAAGGGCTGGCGGCACTGTTCTCCAACCACATCCCCGACTACCGCAACCTGATCACCAGCTACAACGCCCTGACCGCCGGCAAGTAA
- a CDS encoding DUF4234 domain-containing protein — protein MTLCETLGFVNRLMFVCVMVSAFTLAIYAWYFARQRGLDINTFEGAGEVHRLAVTFEHKLLSVLLILGLYVFPLLLVLSFGPLIWGLFQGCEYRLSGRNAHIVWKLVR, from the coding sequence GTGACCCTGTGTGAAACCCTCGGTTTCGTCAATCGCCTGATGTTCGTGTGTGTAATGGTGTCCGCATTCACCCTGGCTATCTATGCCTGGTACTTCGCCAGGCAGCGCGGTCTGGATATCAATACCTTCGAAGGGGCGGGCGAGGTCCACAGGCTGGCCGTGACCTTCGAGCACAAACTGCTCTCGGTGTTGCTCATTCTGGGGCTCTATGTGTTCCCCCTGTTGCTTGTCCTGTCGTTCGGTCCCTTGATCTGGGGGCTGTTCCAGGGGTGTGAGTACAGGCTCAGTGGTCGCAACGCTCACATCGTCTGGAAACTGGTCCGTTAA
- a CDS encoding mechanosensitive ion channel family protein, with product MLAFIQSSPLLLGTALIFLDLLLWHLIPLERRAWRIASRLAIFLLFSWVLLAAGMSPLQPPPWADDVSRNLMATVLAIGWWLFGARTVTVVFGLLLVARGSHGGRLLQDVVGALIFLVAAVAAAAYVMQLPVKGLLATSGVMAIVIGLALQSTLADVFSGIVLNTTRPYQIGDSISIDGTEGKVVDIDWRATRLITGNSSLAVIPNSVAAKAKILNFSRPAEVHGVSISVVVPAKVRPQRVFDALEKTLQGISILLDKPAPKVTVKASTLESVEYEASGFIADMSRKTEVRNQLFDLAHRHLEASGVIWNVETGVPARSRQRELLEEVRVFRSLTSDERDSLSQRMTTVEYPADQVILAIGERSDHVLLISRGVVSASVRDGERVVEGGRMGPGEVLALEGLLDDEASPVEFRALTGCVLYRIDKEQIRGCLTQSGDVKSALTKLQRFRRQKRESLLLQKPTVVKKGGFLSWLHK from the coding sequence ATGCTGGCTTTCATCCAGTCTTCCCCGTTGTTGCTCGGCACCGCCCTGATCTTCCTCGACCTGCTGCTCTGGCACCTGATCCCCCTGGAACGCCGCGCCTGGCGCATCGCCTCGCGGCTGGCGATCTTCCTGCTGTTCAGCTGGGTCTTGCTGGCCGCGGGCATGAGCCCGCTGCAACCGCCGCCCTGGGCCGACGATGTGTCGCGCAACCTGATGGCCACGGTGCTGGCGATCGGCTGGTGGCTGTTCGGCGCGCGCACGGTGACGGTGGTGTTCGGCCTGTTGCTGGTGGCGCGGGGCAGCCACGGCGGGCGCCTGCTGCAGGATGTGGTGGGGGCGCTGATCTTCCTGGTGGCGGCGGTGGCGGCGGCGGCCTATGTGATGCAGCTGCCGGTCAAGGGCCTGCTGGCCACCTCCGGGGTGATGGCCATCGTCATTGGCCTGGCCTTGCAGAGCACCCTGGCCGACGTGTTCTCGGGCATCGTGCTGAACACCACGCGGCCCTACCAGATCGGCGACTCGATCTCCATCGACGGCACCGAGGGCAAGGTCGTCGATATCGACTGGCGCGCCACCCGGCTGATCACCGGCAACAGCAGCCTGGCGGTGATCCCCAACTCGGTGGCGGCCAAGGCCAAGATCCTCAACTTCAGCCGCCCGGCCGAGGTGCACGGGGTGTCGATCAGCGTGGTGGTGCCGGCCAAGGTGCGCCCGCAGCGGGTGTTCGATGCGCTGGAAAAGACCCTGCAGGGCATCAGCATCCTGCTGGACAAGCCCGCGCCCAAGGTCACGGTGAAGGCGTCGACGCTGGAGTCGGTGGAGTACGAGGCCAGCGGTTTCATCGCCGACATGTCGCGCAAGACCGAAGTGCGCAACCAGCTGTTCGACCTGGCCCACCGCCACCTGGAGGCCAGTGGCGTGATCTGGAACGTCGAGACCGGCGTACCAGCGCGCAGCCGCCAGCGTGAGCTGCTGGAGGAGGTGCGGGTGTTCCGCTCGCTGACCAGCGACGAGCGCGACAGCCTGAGCCAGCGCATGACCACGGTAGAGTACCCGGCCGACCAGGTGATCCTGGCTATCGGCGAGCGCTCAGACCATGTACTGCTGATCAGCCGTGGCGTGGTGTCGGCGTCGGTGCGCGATGGCGAGCGGGTGGTCGAGGGTGGCCGCATGGGGCCGGGGGAAGTGCTGGCGCTGGAAGGGTTGCTGGATGACGAGGCCTCGCCCGTCGAATTCCGTGCCCTGACGGGGTGTGTGCTCTACCGCATCGACAAGGAGCAGATACGCGGCTGCCTGACCCAGAGCGGGGACGTGAAGTCGGCATTGACCAAGTTGCAGCGCTTCCGTCGGCAGAAGCGTGAATCGCTGTTGTTGCAGAAGCCGACCGTTGTGAAGAAAGGCGGGTTTCTGAGTTGGCTGCACAAGTGA
- a CDS encoding NAD(P)/FAD-dependent oxidoreductase has protein sequence MSELRQECLWEFVTQPTVAAQALAGEHKADVCVIGGGITGLSAAIHLLEQGKSVILLEAWKIGHGGSGRNVGLVNAGTWIRPDDVEATLGHKQGSRLNKVLGEAPGEVFAMIERLGIDCQAQHKGTLHMAHNATGIADLEARHQQWTRRGADVELLTGAQCQEYCGTDKISAALLDRRAGTINPMGYTQGLAAAVSRLGGKLFQQSSVEGLERDGDAWRVKTARGAVRADKVVISTGAYTEGDWSNLQKHFFRGYYYQVASKPLQGAAADKVLPHGQGSWDTRTVLSSIRRDDQGRLLLGSLGRVDNKPAWFVRSWADRIQSHYYPELGKVEWEMHWTGCIDFTPDHLMRLFEPAPGLVAVTGYNGRGNTTGTVIGRAFAEFLLKDDPDSLPIPFSPMKPVSAPSLRTAFYESGFSLYHAGQCLRVVL, from the coding sequence ATGTCCGAACTGCGTCAAGAATGTCTGTGGGAATTCGTCACCCAGCCGACCGTGGCCGCCCAGGCCCTGGCTGGCGAGCACAAGGCCGATGTCTGCGTGATCGGCGGCGGCATCACCGGCCTGTCCGCGGCGATCCACCTGCTGGAGCAAGGCAAGTCGGTGATCCTGCTGGAGGCCTGGAAGATCGGCCATGGCGGTTCCGGGCGCAACGTCGGCCTGGTCAACGCCGGCACCTGGATTCGCCCCGACGACGTCGAGGCCACCCTCGGCCACAAGCAGGGCAGCCGCCTGAACAAGGTGCTCGGCGAGGCCCCGGGCGAAGTGTTCGCGATGATCGAGCGCCTTGGGATCGATTGCCAGGCGCAGCACAAAGGCACCCTGCACATGGCGCACAACGCCACCGGCATCGCCGACCTCGAGGCCCGCCACCAGCAATGGACCCGGCGCGGCGCCGACGTCGAGCTGCTGACCGGTGCGCAATGCCAGGAATACTGCGGTACCGACAAGATTTCCGCCGCGCTGCTCGACCGCCGCGCCGGCACCATCAACCCCATGGGGTATACACAAGGCCTGGCCGCCGCCGTGAGCCGGCTGGGGGGCAAGCTGTTCCAGCAATCCTCGGTCGAAGGGCTGGAGCGCGACGGCGATGCCTGGCGGGTGAAGACCGCGCGCGGCGCGGTGCGCGCCGACAAGGTGGTGATTTCCACGGGCGCCTATACCGAAGGCGACTGGAGCAACCTGCAGAAGCATTTCTTCCGTGGCTACTACTACCAGGTTGCCTCCAAACCCTTGCAGGGCGCGGCCGCCGACAAGGTCCTGCCCCATGGCCAGGGCTCCTGGGACACCCGCACCGTGCTCAGCAGCATTCGCCGTGACGACCAGGGCCGCTTGCTGCTCGGCAGCCTCGGCCGGGTCGACAACAAGCCGGCGTGGTTCGTGCGCAGTTGGGCCGATCGCATCCAGAGCCATTACTACCCGGAACTGGGCAAGGTCGAGTGGGAGATGCACTGGACCGGCTGCATCGATTTCACCCCCGACCACCTGATGCGGCTGTTCGAGCCGGCGCCGGGGCTGGTGGCGGTGACTGGCTACAACGGCCGGGGCAACACCACCGGCACGGTGATCGGCCGGGCCTTTGCCGAGTTTTTGCTCAAGGATGATCCGGACAGTTTGCCGATTCCGTTCTCGCCGATGAAGCCGGTGAGCGCGCCGTCGTTGCGCACCGCGTTCTATGAGTCGGGGTTCTCGCTGTACCACGCGGGGCAGTGTTTGCGGGTGGTGTTGTAG
- a CDS encoding aldehyde dehydrogenase family protein, translating to MVAGLLERLGVTAAAHTQGDHPVHTPIDGSQIASVKLLGKADTTARIDQAQQAFEAWRNVPAPRRGELVRLFGEVLREHKADLGELVSIEAGKITQEGLGEVQEMIDICDFAVGLSRQLYGLTIASERPGHHMRESWHPLGVVGVISAFNFPVAVWAWNAALALVAGNAVVWKPSEKTPLTALACQALFEKALKAFGDAPAGLSQLVIGGREAGETLVDDPRVPLVSATGSTRMGREVGPRVAARFGRSILELGGNNAMILAPSADLDLAVRGILFSAVGTAGQRCTTLRRLIVHRSIKDEVVARVKAAYGKVRIGDPRKDNLVGPLIDKLSFDAMQGALAKARDEGGLVFGGERQLADQYPNAYYVSPAIAEMPAQSDVVRHETFAPILYVLAYDDFEEALRLNNEVPQGLSSCIFTTDIREAERFQSASGSDCGIANVNIGTSGAEIGGAFGGEKETGGGRESGSDAWKGYMRRQTNTVNYSRELPLAQGIVFD from the coding sequence ATGGTTGCTGGATTGCTCGAACGCCTCGGCGTTACCGCCGCGGCTCACACCCAGGGCGACCACCCTGTCCACACCCCGATCGACGGCAGCCAGATCGCCTCGGTGAAACTGCTCGGCAAGGCCGACACCACCGCCCGCATCGACCAGGCGCAGCAGGCCTTCGAAGCCTGGCGCAATGTCCCGGCGCCGCGCCGTGGCGAGCTGGTGCGCCTGTTTGGCGAAGTGTTGCGCGAGCACAAGGCCGACCTGGGTGAGCTGGTGTCGATCGAAGCCGGCAAGATCACCCAGGAAGGCCTGGGCGAAGTGCAGGAAATGATCGATATCTGCGACTTCGCCGTGGGCCTGTCGCGCCAGCTGTACGGCCTGACCATCGCCTCCGAGCGCCCCGGCCACCACATGCGTGAAAGCTGGCACCCGCTGGGCGTGGTCGGCGTGATCAGCGCCTTCAACTTCCCGGTGGCGGTGTGGGCGTGGAACGCTGCGCTGGCACTGGTGGCCGGCAACGCCGTGGTGTGGAAACCGTCCGAGAAGACCCCGCTTACCGCCCTGGCCTGCCAGGCGCTGTTCGAAAAAGCCCTGAAAGCCTTCGGTGATGCGCCGGCGGGCCTGAGCCAACTGGTGATCGGCGGCCGTGAAGCCGGCGAAACCCTGGTCGACGACCCGCGCGTGCCGCTGGTCAGCGCCACCGGCAGTACCCGCATGGGCCGTGAAGTCGGGCCGCGTGTAGCGGCGCGCTTCGGTCGCAGCATCCTCGAACTGGGCGGCAACAACGCCATGATCCTGGCCCCGAGCGCCGACCTGGACCTGGCCGTGCGCGGCATCCTGTTCTCAGCGGTGGGCACCGCTGGTCAGCGCTGCACCACCCTGCGCCGGCTGATCGTCCACCGTTCGATCAAGGACGAAGTGGTGGCGCGGGTCAAAGCCGCCTACGGCAAGGTGCGCATCGGCGACCCGCGCAAGGACAACCTGGTTGGCCCGCTGATCGACAAGCTGTCGTTCGACGCCATGCAGGGCGCGCTGGCCAAGGCCCGCGACGAAGGCGGCCTGGTGTTCGGTGGCGAGCGTCAGCTGGCTGACCAGTACCCCAATGCCTACTACGTCTCGCCCGCCATTGCCGAGATGCCGGCCCAGAGCGACGTGGTGCGCCACGAGACTTTCGCGCCAATCCTCTACGTGCTGGCCTACGACGATTTCGAAGAGGCGCTGCGCCTGAACAACGAAGTGCCGCAAGGGCTGTCCTCGTGCATCTTTACCACCGACATCCGCGAGGCCGAGCGCTTCCAGAGTGCCTCGGGCAGTGATTGCGGTATCGCCAACGTCAACATCGGCACCAGCGGTGCGGAGATTGGTGGCGCGTTCGGTGGCGAGAAGGAGACCGGGGGCGGGCGTGAGTCCGGGTCGGATGCCTGGAAAGGCTACATGCGTCGCCAGACCAACACCGTGAACTATTCGCGCGAGCTGCCGCTGGCGCAGGGCATCGTGTTCGATTGA
- a CDS encoding LysR family transcriptional regulator: MSKRLVPSMTALQCFEAAARHLSFTRAAEELHLTQSAVSKQVAQLEEMLRHHLFLRIRRRLQLTPAGALYLAEVNKILTQVDMSSRYVLSYGTQTEVLKVATQPSFGVRWLIPHLKGFGKRHPNIHLDIRNEMEPFALLQGSADVVFFFGQGTWPGATCVELFGEEVLPVCAPELLQGRTLPDAGAVAELVLLQSTSRPEAWHEWFLEQGLHTDNSYHGPRFDTFYMALSAAQAGCGVALVPRYLVAKELAEGSLVVAWDHAMKSNGAHYLAFAEHAAEVPKVRALVEWVREQL; the protein is encoded by the coding sequence ATGTCCAAACGCCTGGTGCCTTCCATGACCGCCCTGCAGTGCTTCGAGGCTGCAGCCCGCCACCTGAGCTTCACCCGCGCCGCCGAGGAGCTGCACCTGACCCAGAGCGCGGTGAGCAAGCAGGTGGCGCAGCTCGAGGAGATGCTGCGCCATCACCTGTTCCTGCGCATTCGCCGGCGCCTGCAGCTCACGCCCGCGGGCGCGCTGTACCTGGCTGAAGTGAACAAGATCCTCACCCAGGTCGACATGTCCAGCCGCTACGTGCTCAGCTACGGCACGCAGACCGAAGTATTGAAGGTAGCCACTCAACCGAGTTTCGGCGTGCGCTGGTTGATTCCGCACCTCAAGGGCTTCGGCAAGCGCCACCCGAACATCCACCTGGACATCCGCAACGAGATGGAACCGTTCGCCCTGCTGCAGGGCTCGGCCGACGTGGTGTTCTTCTTTGGCCAGGGCACCTGGCCGGGGGCGACCTGCGTGGAGTTGTTCGGTGAGGAAGTGCTGCCAGTGTGCGCGCCGGAACTGCTGCAAGGCCGCACGCTGCCTGACGCGGGCGCGGTGGCGGAATTGGTGCTGCTGCAGAGCACCTCGCGGCCGGAGGCCTGGCACGAGTGGTTCCTGGAGCAGGGGCTGCACACCGACAACAGCTACCACGGGCCGCGCTTCGATACCTTCTACATGGCCTTGAGCGCGGCGCAGGCCGGCTGTGGGGTGGCATTGGTGCCACGTTACCTGGTGGCGAAGGAGCTGGCCGAGGGCAGCCTGGTGGTGGCCTGGGATCATGCGATGAAGAGCAATGGCGCGCATTACCTGGCGTTTGCCGAGCATGCGGCGGAGGTGCCGAAGGTGCGGGCGTTGGTTGAGTGGGTACGCGAGCAGTTGTAG
- a CDS encoding 2-oxoadipate dioxygenase/decarboxylase HglS has product MPAHDFVSPDSIRARFSAAMSLMYKQEVPLYGTLLELVSEINRQVMAEQPKVAEALRWTGEIERLDQERHGAIRVGTAEELATIARLFAVMGMEPVGYYDLSSAGVPVHSTAFRAVHEQSLHISPFRVFTSLLRLELIDNPKLRDLAQSILAKRQIFTPRALELIDQCERDGGLNASDADTFVQEALHTFRWHQDATVTAEQYQQLHDQHRLIADVVAFKGPHINHLTPRTLDIDAIQLGMPAKGIPPKAVVEGPPTRRHPILLRQTSFKALQEEVAFSDAQGSHTARFGEIEQRGAALTPKGRQLYDRLLDATRAALGGAPAEANAERYMTLLAQHFAEFPDDLAQMREQGLAYFRYFATEKGLAARGQADRPTTLQGLIDAGHVHYEALVYEDFLPVSAAGIFQSNLGDDGQAEYGSNANREAFEQALGLTVQDELALYAQSERRSLQACAQALDLGAM; this is encoded by the coding sequence ATGCCCGCCCACGATTTCGTCAGCCCCGACAGCATCCGCGCGCGGTTCTCCGCCGCCATGTCGCTCATGTACAAGCAGGAAGTGCCCCTGTACGGCACGCTGCTCGAGCTGGTGAGCGAGATCAACCGCCAGGTCATGGCCGAGCAGCCCAAGGTCGCCGAGGCCCTGCGCTGGACCGGCGAGATCGAGCGCCTCGACCAGGAGCGCCACGGCGCCATCCGCGTGGGCACCGCCGAGGAGCTGGCCACCATCGCCCGCCTATTCGCGGTGATGGGCATGGAACCGGTCGGCTACTACGACTTGAGTTCGGCCGGAGTGCCGGTGCACTCCACCGCGTTTCGCGCGGTGCATGAGCAGTCGCTGCATATCAGCCCGTTCCGCGTGTTCACCTCGCTGCTGCGCCTGGAGCTGATCGATAATCCGAAACTGCGTGATCTGGCCCAGAGCATCCTGGCCAAGCGGCAGATCTTCACCCCCCGCGCGCTGGAACTGATTGACCAATGCGAACGCGATGGCGGCCTGAACGCATCCGACGCCGACACCTTCGTCCAGGAAGCCCTGCACACCTTCCGCTGGCACCAGGACGCCACCGTCACCGCCGAGCAGTACCAGCAACTGCACGACCAGCACCGGCTGATCGCCGACGTGGTGGCCTTCAAGGGCCCGCACATCAACCACCTCACGCCACGCACCCTGGACATCGATGCGATCCAGCTCGGCATGCCGGCCAAGGGCATCCCGCCCAAGGCCGTGGTCGAAGGCCCGCCGACCCGCCGTCACCCGATCCTGCTGCGCCAGACCAGCTTCAAGGCCCTACAGGAAGAGGTCGCCTTCAGCGATGCCCAGGGCAGCCATACCGCGCGCTTCGGTGAGATCGAGCAGCGCGGCGCGGCATTGACGCCGAAGGGTCGGCAACTGTACGACCGCCTGCTCGATGCAACCCGCGCAGCCCTGGGCGGCGCGCCGGCCGAGGCCAATGCCGAACGCTACATGACGCTGCTCGCACAGCACTTCGCCGAGTTCCCGGATGACCTGGCGCAGATGCGCGAGCAAGGGCTGGCGTACTTCCGCTATTTCGCTACCGAAAAAGGGCTGGCGGCGCGCGGCCAGGCGGATCGCCCGACCACCCTGCAAGGGCTGATCGACGCCGGGCATGTGCATTACGAGGCGTTGGTGTACGAGGACTTCCTGCCGGTGAGCGCGGCGGGGATCTTCCAGTCCAACCTGGGCGACGATGGGCAGGCGGAGTACGGCAGCAATGCCAACCGCGAGGCCTTCGAGCAGGCGCTGGGGCTGACGGTGCAGGATGAGTTGGCGCTTTATGCGCAGAGCGAACGACGGTCGCTGCAGGCATGTGCGCAAGCCTTGGACCTGGGGGCGATGTGA
- a CDS encoding methyl-accepting chemotaxis protein, which yields MGEALATMVEHIRSASDQVSGRARSLSGLSSGACEGMDQQSGEITSMAGAVEEFSATSMNIADNMAGTERMARDNAQQTRIGRTAMDEASASLKQIAEALGGTAAVMDTLGARSQEIGGIVGVITAIAEQTNLLALNAAIEAARAGEQGRGFAVVADEVRGLAARTRQATDEISGMIASIQQQTGHAISTLEQGNELMQEGLARNDKVAEALARIDEQSRVAGEQFTVISTATQEQSSTATVLSRNLQSIAQANSEQRDVANELAMTARELEGLAGQLRQEVDRFRVK from the coding sequence ATGGGCGAGGCCCTGGCGACCATGGTCGAGCACATCCGCAGTGCTTCCGACCAGGTCAGCGGCCGCGCCCGTTCGTTGTCGGGGCTGTCGTCCGGCGCCTGCGAAGGCATGGACCAGCAATCCGGTGAGATCACCAGCATGGCCGGCGCGGTGGAGGAGTTCAGCGCCACCTCGATGAACATCGCCGACAACATGGCCGGCACCGAGCGCATGGCCCGCGACAATGCCCAGCAGACCCGCATCGGCCGCACGGCCATGGACGAAGCGTCGGCCTCGCTCAAGCAGATCGCCGAGGCCCTGGGCGGCACTGCGGCGGTGATGGATACGCTCGGTGCGCGTTCCCAGGAAATCGGCGGCATCGTCGGGGTGATCACCGCGATTGCCGAGCAGACCAACCTGCTGGCGCTGAACGCCGCCATCGAAGCGGCCCGGGCCGGCGAGCAGGGGCGTGGTTTCGCGGTGGTGGCCGATGAAGTGCGTGGCTTGGCCGCGCGCACCCGCCAGGCCACCGACGAGATCTCCGGCATGATCGCCAGCATCCAGCAGCAGACCGGCCATGCCATCAGCACTCTGGAGCAGGGTAACGAGCTGATGCAGGAGGGGTTGGCGCGCAACGACAAGGTGGCCGAGGCGCTGGCGCGCATCGACGAACAGAGCCGGGTTGCCGGTGAGCAGTTCACCGTGATCAGCACGGCGACCCAGGAGCAGAGCAGCACGGCGACGGTGCTCAGCCGCAACCTGCAGAGCATCGCCCAGGCCAACAGCGAGCAGCGTGACGTGGCCAATGAGCTGGCGATGACGGCGCGGGAGCTGGAAGGGCTGGCGGGGCAGTTGCGTCAGGAAGTGGATCGGTTCCGGGTCAAGTAA
- a CDS encoding LysR substrate-binding domain-containing protein codes for MSRQLPPLYALRAFEAAARLSSFTRAGEELSITQSAVSRHIRTLEEHFACRLFVRSGRSLQLTEAARMLLPGVRDGFAALERACDALRGEDDILRMKAPSTLTMRWLLARLSRFRHLQPGNEVQLTSAWMDVDHVDFNQEPFDCAVLLSDGNFPADWEVRRLFSELLIPVGAPDLLDEAPWDERRLAGMELLHPTPDKRDWRAWLARMGLTDKVSLKGGQVFDTLELGMIAAARGYGISMGDLLMVAEDVAQRRLSLPWPTAVASGMDYYLVWPRTRPGGERLRRLSAFLQEEAVAMDLPAVHILPAQR; via the coding sequence ATGTCTCGCCAGCTCCCTCCGCTCTATGCGCTGCGTGCATTCGAAGCCGCTGCCAGGCTGAGTTCCTTCACCCGCGCTGGTGAAGAGTTGTCGATCACCCAGAGTGCCGTCAGCCGGCATATCCGTACCCTCGAAGAGCACTTTGCCTGTCGCCTGTTCGTGCGCAGCGGGCGCAGCCTGCAGCTGACCGAGGCGGCGCGGATGCTGCTGCCCGGCGTGCGCGATGGCTTCGCCGCCCTGGAGCGGGCCTGCGACGCCTTGCGCGGGGAGGACGACATCCTGCGCATGAAGGCGCCGTCCACCCTCACCATGCGCTGGTTGCTGGCTCGCCTGAGCCGCTTCCGGCATCTGCAACCAGGCAACGAAGTGCAACTGACCAGCGCCTGGATGGACGTCGACCATGTGGATTTCAACCAGGAACCGTTCGACTGCGCGGTGTTGCTCAGTGACGGCAACTTCCCGGCGGACTGGGAAGTGCGCCGGCTGTTCTCCGAGTTGCTGATTCCGGTGGGCGCGCCGGACCTGCTCGACGAGGCGCCCTGGGACGAGCGGCGCCTGGCCGGCATGGAGCTGCTGCACCCGACCCCCGACAAACGCGACTGGCGTGCCTGGCTGGCGCGCATGGGGCTGACCGACAAAGTGTCGCTCAAGGGCGGGCAGGTGTTCGACACCCTGGAACTGGGCATGATCGCCGCCGCGCGGGGCTATGGCATCTCGATGGGCGACCTGCTGATGGTGGCCGAGGATGTCGCCCAGCGGCGCCTGAGCCTGCCGTGGCCGACGGCGGTGGCCAGTGGCATGGATTATTACCTGGTGTGGCCCAGGACCCGTCCGGGGGGCGAGCGGTTGCGGCGGTTGAGTGCCTTCTTGCAGGAAGAGGCGGTGGCGATGGACCTGCCAGCAGTACACATTCTGCCGGCACAGCGTTGA